A stretch of the Filimonas lacunae genome encodes the following:
- a CDS encoding leucine-rich repeat-containing protein kinase family protein, producing the protein MNTLQQLLSGELAGAKRVKLACGLTEFPQELFQLADTLEILDLSGNRLSDLPADFDRLHKLKILFCSDNLFTVFPEVLSRCSLLEMVGFKSNRIAVIPEAAFPPQLRWLILTNNCLEKIPAAIGQCIRLQKCMLAGNRLTGLPDEMRYCHNLQLLRISANEMATLPDWLFTLPRLSWLAMAGNPCCHQPAVTAPEWIHWNELEVTHQLGEGASGFVSTGNWHKHIQQQREIAVKLFKGEVTSDGLPQEEMNATVAAGTHVNLVQVLGQISHHPDQKKGLVLNLIPATFANLGNPPDFDTCTRDTFAAGTAFTIDTMLAVARALASVGAHLHARGIMHGDLYAHNILIDKAGGVLLVDYGAATMYNRAAVHAAAIERLEVRAYGCLLDDLLLHAAPEPAQQERRDGLLALRDACMQEQVLLRPSFETLVQQLG; encoded by the coding sequence ATGAATACGCTGCAACAATTATTATCCGGTGAGCTGGCCGGGGCGAAGCGGGTAAAGCTGGCATGCGGACTTACCGAATTTCCGCAGGAATTGTTTCAACTGGCTGATACGCTGGAGATACTGGATTTATCAGGCAATCGCCTATCCGACCTGCCAGCTGATTTTGACCGGCTGCACAAGTTAAAAATCCTGTTCTGTTCTGATAACCTTTTTACAGTGTTTCCGGAAGTGTTGTCGCGTTGCTCCTTACTGGAAATGGTAGGATTTAAATCGAATAGAATAGCCGTTATACCCGAAGCCGCTTTCCCACCACAATTACGCTGGCTGATATTAACCAACAATTGCCTGGAAAAAATACCCGCCGCTATTGGCCAATGTATAAGGCTGCAAAAGTGCATGCTGGCAGGTAACCGGTTAACAGGTTTACCGGATGAAATGCGCTATTGCCACAACCTGCAACTGCTGCGTATTTCAGCCAATGAAATGGCTACACTGCCTGACTGGTTATTTACATTGCCACGTTTATCGTGGCTGGCTATGGCAGGTAATCCGTGCTGCCATCAGCCTGCTGTTACCGCACCGGAATGGATTCACTGGAACGAGCTGGAAGTAACACATCAGTTGGGAGAGGGAGCATCGGGATTTGTATCTACCGGCAACTGGCACAAGCATATACAACAACAGCGGGAAATTGCGGTAAAACTGTTTAAAGGAGAGGTGACCAGCGATGGCTTACCACAGGAAGAAATGAATGCTACAGTGGCCGCAGGAACACATGTTAACCTGGTGCAGGTACTGGGGCAGATTAGTCATCACCCCGATCAGAAAAAGGGATTGGTGCTGAACCTGATACCAGCCACGTTTGCCAACCTGGGTAACCCGCCCGATTTTGATACCTGCACGCGTGATACGTTTGCTGCCGGCACTGCTTTTACCATAGATACCATGTTGGCGGTGGCCAGGGCATTGGCTTCTGTAGGAGCCCATTTGCATGCACGCGGTATTATGCACGGCGACTTATATGCACATAATATTCTGATAGATAAAGCAGGTGGTGTGCTGCTGGTAGACTATGGAGCAGCCACTATGTATAACAGGGCAGCTGTCCATGCGGCGGCTATAGAGCGGCTGGAAGTAAGGGCCTATGGTTGCCTGCTGGATGATTTGCTTTTGCATGCGGCTCCCGAACCTGCACAGCAGGAAAGGAGGGATGGGTTACTGGCATTGCGTGACGCCTGTATGCAGGAACAAGTGCTGTTAAGGCCTTCCTTTGAAACCCTGGTGCAACAGCTGGGGTAG
- a CDS encoding FMN-dependent NADH-azoreductase, giving the protein MKVLSVISSPRGAASNSIKLANAIIEKLQAANPAATVVVKDLTQTPFPHLEESHLNAFFTPAEKHSEENKMAIRHSNEAIQQLMEADVLVIGAPMYNFGISSTLKAWIDHICRAGITFRYTANGPEGLVKGKKVYVAVATGGVYSGDLQAMDFVAPYLKTVLGFIGITDVAFVKAEGFAMSGLQDTALETAINSIVL; this is encoded by the coding sequence ATGAAAGTACTGAGTGTTATCTCAAGTCCGCGTGGCGCTGCTTCTAACAGCATCAAACTGGCCAACGCAATTATTGAAAAACTGCAAGCAGCGAATCCTGCTGCTACTGTAGTAGTAAAAGACCTTACCCAAACACCTTTCCCACACCTGGAAGAGTCGCACCTGAATGCATTTTTTACACCAGCTGAAAAGCATTCAGAAGAAAATAAAATGGCTATCCGTCATTCCAATGAAGCCATACAGCAACTGATGGAAGCGGATGTGCTGGTAATAGGTGCACCCATGTACAACTTTGGTATTTCTTCTACTTTAAAAGCGTGGATAGATCATATCTGCCGTGCCGGCATTACTTTCCGTTACACAGCCAATGGCCCCGAAGGTTTGGTAAAAGGTAAAAAAGTATATGTTGCGGTAGCCACAGGTGGTGTGTACAGTGGCGATTTACAGGCAATGGATTTTGTAGCGCCTTACCTCAAAACCGTATTAGGTTTTATTGGTATCACCGATGTTGCTTTTGTAAAAGCAGAAGGCTTTGCTATGAGTGGCCTGCAGGATACTGCATTGGAAACAGCTATTAACAGCATTGTATTATAA
- a CDS encoding PepSY-associated TM helix domain-containing protein encodes MSNNYKKGWARHQQRWFGKWHVYLGIIAGFIIAVVGITGSLLVFRDEIDQALNPTLFKVLAGQRRMPVEEIMPMVKQAYPKDTFSYVLLPGKNVTEPYIFFNYKKEEQLFVSPYTGQPTGKRLYESSFIHIVTEIHTSLLVPVAGRYIVGISALILLILTITGLRLWIPKKWKQLKTVLTVNFKASFKRQNYDWHNVIGFYTAPFVSLIALTGFCLTFSIVIIPMLFTLSGLPPQGAAKLLGAKSTWQAHAVTMPLDKLYQIKEQELPGSEIAGIAFPADSTGNFRLDIRDKGLPAEGKREMLILDQYSGKVLLNSRKDFPPVAAAYLSWLQPIHFGNFGGIPTKILALLAGMVPLALFITGFIIWYPRWKKQKSRKENIQVDADGEAVQAAPKRAISSTEEAPLKTFPYFGKQLKKGLVYAGWFMLISAIMGAVYGLFAGMPLQPAVFSIAFSTTLVVLNGVVALLCMVVQLLLWPFKRSSRSLNRYLALSLGFVLAFVPVYFLLLNTGWRLF; translated from the coding sequence ATGAGTAATAATTACAAGAAAGGATGGGCACGCCATCAACAGCGCTGGTTTGGTAAATGGCACGTATACCTGGGCATTATTGCCGGTTTTATTATTGCAGTGGTAGGTATCACCGGCAGCCTGCTGGTGTTTCGCGACGAGATAGACCAGGCGCTAAACCCCACCTTGTTTAAAGTGCTGGCAGGCCAGCGCCGTATGCCTGTGGAGGAGATTATGCCCATGGTAAAACAAGCTTATCCTAAAGATACTTTCAGCTATGTGTTATTGCCCGGCAAAAACGTAACAGAACCTTATATCTTTTTCAATTACAAAAAGGAAGAACAGCTTTTTGTAAGCCCCTATACGGGCCAGCCCACCGGCAAACGTTTGTATGAAAGCAGTTTTATACATATTGTTACCGAAATACACACCTCGCTGCTGGTGCCGGTAGCAGGCAGGTATATAGTAGGTATCAGCGCTTTGATACTGCTGATATTAACTATTACCGGTTTGCGGTTATGGATCCCTAAAAAGTGGAAGCAATTGAAAACAGTGCTTACCGTAAATTTCAAAGCTTCTTTTAAACGTCAGAATTACGACTGGCATAACGTAATTGGTTTTTACACCGCTCCCTTTGTTTCCTTAATAGCGCTTACCGGCTTTTGCCTTACTTTTTCTATTGTGATCATTCCCATGCTGTTTACTTTAAGTGGCTTACCGCCACAAGGTGCTGCTAAACTATTAGGGGCTAAATCCACCTGGCAGGCCCATGCAGTAACAATGCCGCTGGATAAACTTTACCAGATAAAAGAGCAGGAACTACCAGGCAGTGAAATTGCGGGTATCGCTTTTCCTGCAGATTCTACCGGTAACTTTCGCCTGGACATTCGCGATAAAGGCCTGCCCGCCGAAGGAAAAAGAGAAATGCTGATACTGGATCAATACAGTGGTAAGGTGTTGCTGAACAGCCGGAAAGACTTTCCCCCGGTAGCAGCTGCCTATTTAAGCTGGTTACAACCTATTCACTTTGGCAACTTTGGTGGTATACCTACTAAAATACTGGCGTTGCTGGCAGGGATGGTGCCACTGGCTTTATTTATAACAGGTTTTATTATCTGGTATCCCCGCTGGAAAAAGCAAAAAAGCCGGAAAGAAAATATACAGGTGGATGCAGATGGAGAAGCTGTACAGGCAGCTCCTAAACGCGCTATCTCCTCCACAGAAGAAGCTCCGCTAAAAACGTTCCCTTACTTTGGCAAACAGTTGAAAAAAGGCCTGGTATACGCCGGTTGGTTTATGCTGATAAGTGCTATAATGGGCGCTGTTTACGGACTGTTTGCAGGCATGCCCCTGCAACCTGCTGTTTTTTCCATTGCCTTCAGCACAACCCTGGTAGTTTTAAATGGTGTAGTGGCCTTGTTATGTATGGTTGTTCAATTGTTGCTGTGGCCTTTTAAAAGAAGCAGCCGCAGCCTGAACCGTTACTTGGCATTGTCGTTAGGTTTTGTACTGGCTTTTGTACCTGTGTATTTTTTGCTACTAAACACCGGTTGGCGTCTCTTTTAA
- the pruA gene encoding L-glutamate gamma-semialdehyde dehydrogenase: protein MLKGFFNVPTPVNEPVLQYAPGSKERALLTDALAQARATETTIPMYIGAAEVTTDKKVSMHPPHDHKHCLGYYYQGNKQHVQQAIDAALTAKESWENLAWEQRAAIFLKAADLIAGKYRYQLNAATMLCQSKNAYQAEIDAACELIDFLRFNVKYMSEIYSQQPPVSGPGTWNRVEQRPLEGFVFALTPFNFTAIAGNLPACVAMMGNVVVWKPANTQIYSAALIMKILKEAGLPDGVINLVYVSGTDAGDVIFQHPDFAGIHFTGSTGVFQNIWQTIGNNISKYKTYPRIVGETGGKDFILVHPSADIKLTNTAFVRGAFEYQGQKCSAASRGYVPASLWPALKELLVADLASLKMGGVEEYGNFINAVIDEKSFDKIASYINNAKNDAQAEIIAGGNYSKEKGYFIEPTVIVTTNPNYTTMCEEIFGPVLTLYIYNDEEFDHILKVVDSTSGYALTGAFIAQDRYAIDKASHALRNAAGNFYINDKPTGAVVGQQPFGGARASGTNDKAGSMINLLRWVSPRTIKETFNGATSYHYPFLDK, encoded by the coding sequence ATGCTAAAAGGCTTTTTTAACGTACCCACCCCGGTAAATGAACCGGTTTTGCAATATGCACCCGGCAGTAAAGAAAGAGCATTGTTAACTGATGCGCTGGCGCAGGCACGTGCAACAGAAACAACCATCCCTATGTATATAGGTGCTGCAGAAGTTACTACCGATAAAAAGGTATCTATGCATCCCCCCCACGATCACAAACATTGCCTGGGCTATTACTACCAGGGTAATAAGCAGCACGTGCAGCAGGCTATTGATGCCGCATTGACCGCTAAAGAAAGCTGGGAAAACCTGGCATGGGAACAAAGAGCTGCTATCTTTTTAAAGGCGGCAGACTTAATAGCCGGTAAATACCGCTACCAGCTGAATGCCGCTACCATGCTTTGCCAAAGCAAGAACGCCTACCAGGCCGAGATTGATGCCGCTTGTGAGCTGATCGACTTCTTACGTTTTAACGTGAAGTATATGTCTGAAATATACAGCCAGCAGCCCCCTGTATCAGGCCCCGGCACCTGGAACCGTGTAGAACAAAGACCGCTGGAAGGATTTGTGTTTGCCTTAACTCCTTTCAACTTCACCGCTATTGCCGGCAACCTGCCTGCCTGTGTAGCTATGATGGGCAACGTAGTGGTATGGAAGCCAGCCAACACCCAGATCTACTCTGCAGCTTTGATCATGAAAATATTAAAAGAAGCGGGCTTACCCGATGGCGTTATTAACCTGGTATACGTTTCAGGTACGGATGCAGGTGACGTTATTTTCCAGCACCCCGACTTTGCCGGCATTCACTTTACCGGTTCCACCGGTGTGTTCCAGAATATCTGGCAAACCATTGGCAACAACATCAGCAAATACAAAACCTATCCACGCATTGTAGGCGAAACCGGTGGCAAGGACTTCATTCTTGTACACCCCAGTGCCGATATAAAGCTTACTAATACTGCGTTTGTAAGAGGTGCGTTTGAATACCAGGGTCAGAAATGCTCTGCTGCATCCAGGGGCTATGTACCTGCCAGCTTGTGGCCTGCCTTAAAAGAACTGTTGGTAGCCGATCTGGCCAGCCTGAAAATGGGCGGTGTAGAAGAGTATGGCAACTTCATTAATGCGGTGATCGATGAGAAATCATTTGATAAAATAGCCAGCTATATCAACAATGCTAAAAATGATGCCCAGGCAGAGATTATAGCAGGCGGCAACTATAGCAAAGAGAAAGGATACTTTATTGAGCCTACTGTTATTGTTACCACCAACCCGAATTATACCACTATGTGTGAAGAAATATTCGGACCTGTGTTAACCCTGTACATTTATAATGATGAAGAGTTTGATCACATTCTGAAAGTAGTGGACAGCACTTCGGGCTATGCATTAACCGGTGCTTTTATAGCACAGGACAGGTATGCCATTGACAAAGCTTCTCATGCTTTACGAAATGCTGCAGGCAACTTTTATATTAACGACAAGCCCACCGGCGCAGTAGTAGGACAACAGCCTTTTGGTGGTGCACGTGCATCGGGCACCAATGACAAAGCGGGCTCTATGATTAACCTGTTAAGATGGGTTTCGCCGCGAACTATCAAAGAAACTTTCAACGGAGCAACCAGTTACCATTATCCTTTCTTAGATAAATAA